A window of Euwallacea fornicatus isolate EFF26 chromosome 25, ASM4011564v1, whole genome shotgun sequence contains these coding sequences:
- the Lztr1 gene encoding leucine-zipper-like transcriptional regulator 1, translated as MSGIGPTVGDSITTLSEALTLEIGPFEAVHRWKALPECDEFVGARRSKHTMVAYNDAIYVFGGDNGKSMLNDLLRFDVKEKSWGRAFATGAPPAPRYHHSAVVYNDSMFVFGGYTGDIHSNSNLTNKNDLFEYKFKTAQWTEWKFTGRMPVPRSAHGAAIYNDKLWIFAGYDGNARLNDMWTINLGFGERIWEEINQKGERPPTCCNFPVSVARESMFVFSGQSGAKMTNSLFQFNFREKTWTRISTERILRGAPPPPARRYGHTMVAFDRHLYVFGGAADATLSNDLHCFDLDSQSWSVVLPDPESYSPSGRLFHAAAVVSDAMFIFGGTVDNNVRSGEMFRFQFASYPKCTLYEDYGSLLTKEECQRYYDIRFLVGEDEVKICAHVPIVAARSAYLREKIRQARIAMEKHVEKLFKDNNKVNDIHVTDYLEVKLPKANCDAFRMVLDYIYTDQIDPAKYITKDEPDQEKIILIRIMDVYQLAEEFEMSRLEHLCVQFLNTTICLNNIVEALKNADKLKLDFIKEQCLRFIVKETNFNHIIMSSEFETLDSRLMVQIIRRKQMPPPKAAHETTFDLAKHSLEHDMGDFLLNTGKEFCDVDLILDDHVIPAHKAILVARSGYFEARFRSCMPNETDKRVNIKIGELTPSKKSFDTLLRYIYYGDTKMPPEDSLYLFASASFFNFSNIRLQTFCKQNLERNVTHETVIEVLEAADRIQATDMKKYALDLIALNFPKVVKQPRFKMLDKALILDILDILADCMGSNLIIDP; from the exons ATGAGTGGCATTGGGCCCACCGTGGGTGACTCTATCACCACATTATCCGAAGCTTTAACTCTTGAAATCGGCCCATTTGAAGCAGTCCATCGCTGGAAAGCTTTGCCAGAATGTGATGAGTTTGTGGGTGCAAg GAGGAGCAAACATACTATGGTAGCATATAACGATGCCATTTATGTTTTTGGAGGAGATAATGGTAAAAGCATGTTAAATGACTTGCTTCGATTTGATGTGAAGGAGAAAAGTTGGGGAAGAGCTTTTGCGACCGGAGCCCCACCTGCACCCAG GTATCACCATTCTGCAGTGGTGTATAATGATTCAATGTTTGTTTTTGGTGGATACACAGGAGATATTCATTCAAATTCTAATTTAACCAATAAGAATGACttatttgaatataaatttaaaactgctcAATGGACCGAGTGGAAATTTACTGGTAGAATGCCAGTTCCTCGTTCAGCACATGGAGCTGCTATTTATAATGACAAATTGTGGATATTTGCAGGTTATGACGGAAATGCTCGATTAAATGATATGTGGACTATTAATCTGGGATTC GGTGAACGAATTTGGGAAGAGATTAATCAAAAAGGGGAACGTCCACCGACCTGCTGCAATTTTCCCGTGTCAGTGGCAAGAGAGTCCATGTTTGTTTTCAGCGGGCAGAGTGGGGCAAAAATGACCAATTCCTTGTTTCAGTTTAACTTTAGAGAGAAAAC TTGGACAAGAATTTCTACTGAACGAATTTTACGCGGAGCTCCCCCACCACCCGCCAGGCGCTACGGACACACGATGGTAGCATTCGACAGGCATTTGTACGTTTTTGGAGGAGCAGCTGATGCCACGTTATCAAACGATCTCCATTGCTTTGATTTGGATTCGCAGTCATGGAGT GTAGTTCTGCCAGATCCGGAGTCCTATTCTCCTTCAGGTAGACTGTTTCACGCTGCGGCAGTTGTTAGTGATGCAATGTTCATTTTTGGCGGTACCGTCGATAACAATGTACGCAGTGGGGAGATGTTTCG gtTCCAGTTTGCAAGTTATCCTAAATGTACACTTTATGAGGACTACGGAAGTTTATTGACGAAAGAAGAGTGCCAAAGATATTATGATATTAGGTTTTTAGTCGGCGAGGATGAGGTGAAAATATGTGCTCATGTGCCCATAGTCGCGGCGAGATCAGCATACTTGAGAGAAAAAATTAGGCAAGCGCGTATAGCGATGGAGAAACATGTAGAAAAACTATTCAAGGACAATAATAAGG tgAACGATATTCATGTTACTGATTATTTAGAAGTAAAATTACCCAAAGCCAACTGTGACGCTTTTCGAATGGTCTTGGATTACATCTACACGGATCAAATTGATCCTGCCAAATACATTACGAAGGATGAACCCGATcaggaaaaaatcattctcaTTCG GATTATGGATGTTTACCAGCTGGCAGAGGAATTTGAAATGTCCAGATTGGAGCATCTGTGCGTCCAGTTTCTGAACACTACAATTTGTCTCAACAACATTGTCGAAGCTTTAAAAAACGCCGATAAGTTGAAGCTGGATTTCATAAAAGAACAATGCCTGAGATTTATAGTTAaggaaacaaatttcaatcaCATAATCATGAGCTcggaatttgaaactttggACAGCCGATTGATGGTGCAGATTATCAGGAGGAAGCAGATGCCACCAccaaaa GCCGCCCATGAAACTACGTTCGATTTGGCTAAACATTCGCTGGAACATGACATGGGGGATTTCTTGCTCAACACTGGAAAGGAGTTTTGTGACGTGGACCTTATCTTGGATGATCACGTCATTCCGGCACATAAAGCGATTCTGGTCGCAAGGTCTGGTTACTTTGAAGCCCGCTTTAGGTCCTGTATGCCGAACGAGACTGATAAAAGAGTGAAT ataaaaattggTGAACTTACCCCGTCGAAAAAATCCTTCGACACCCTATTGCGTTATATCTATTACGGCGACACAAAGATGCCACCCGAAGACTCACTGTATCTTTTTGCATCCgcatcatttttcaatttctcaaACATACGTTTGCAAACGTTCTGCAAACAAAACTTGGAAAGAAACGTTACCCACGAAACTGTCATCGAAGTGCTCGAAGCGGCAGATCGGATTCAAGCCACTGATATGAAGAAATACGCGTTGGATTTGATCGCCCTAAACTTCCCCAAG GTGGTGAAACAACCTCGTTTCAAAATGTTAGACAAGGCGTTAATATTGGATATTTTGGACATACTGGCCGATTGTATGGGTAGTAATTTGATAATCGATCCATGA